One Vicia villosa cultivar HV-30 ecotype Madison, WI linkage group LG5, Vvil1.0, whole genome shotgun sequence genomic window, GTATAAGATTATGGTTCAACTTGCTTTGGACCTCTACAGAGGGTAAATCCTATTTTTCTAGCCCTgtgattagaaaataaaaatctTACAACACCACACATTAGGTGGCTAGGAGTAAAGTCAGCATTGTAATCCGACAGGTGGTATCATTTGGTTCTATTCAAAGGATTGTTTTGTCGAGACAGAACAACATCGTCGAAGTTGACAGTTATTTGGTTTTCAAAGTAAGGATATAAATCTTGGAAAAATGGTGGAAGAGGTGAAGATTTTATCTTGGAAATGGTTACATATAAAATGTGGATCGATAGCAAATAATATTACGCAATGGTTCTCGCATCCTAGAGCATGTTTGGGTTTCACTGAGGATTGATCTGCTGATTTTGTTGAGGGGAGGTTGTCTTAGTCTTGTCATAGCGACAGCGCTGCTGTTTGTAGTTTTAGTCAGGTGCAGCAGGGAGCCTTCAGTTTGGTGCAGCAAGGTGTTTGTTTTCTCATGCAGAAGTGTGATTGTTGGTAATGTGGTGTTTAAATCCTAAGGCATGCTTAGGTCATGAACAATCAATGCCTTTTCTTACTACTGGATGGTTTTGGCCTGATGATTCAAATGACTACATAATGATATCTACTATGTTACTTAGAAAATTATATCTAATGTCAGATCAGTTAAATTTAATTCCTTTTAATGACCAGAACACATTATCGTTTATTACTTGGATATAAAGCTTGTGTTATAATATTTGCAATCAGATTCTGTGAGCTTGAAGGCCTTGGAGAAGAATCATAAAAAAACTCCTAGAATTTGGGTTAAGTTAAGGGATGCCCACCACTGATAACCATTATTTAGGCCATATTAATATCCAATGTGGAACTCTTAGGAATAAAGAATATAAATAGTGAATAATTGCAATCTTGATTATAGAATTCTAGATGTTTCTTTATGCAAGCCAAAACTAATTTAGTGATGTTTCTGATTGAATAAGTTCTATGAATCTGATACTATCAATTGACTATTAACCTTCTAAACACTACAAATGGGATCCACCGCCAAAGGTTATGGTTTTCATTTCTCAAATAAGTATTAGCTTACAGAGTAAATGATTAGCAATTGATTTAAGGAACATGTTGGGAACTCATTTTGTTATACTTCACAAGTTATTGGAATTTATGTTGGGATTAGCTACTGTTGGCGTCTTCACTATATGGTATACACATGGTTCCCTGTTGGGAATTGACCTCGGTGGGGATGGACATACTCTTGTGACTTACTCTCAGCTGGCCAACTGGAGTCAATGCTCCTCTTGGAATAACTTCAGTGCAGCTCCCTTAACCGTTGGTTCTAGAGTCATCTCTTTTGACGACAACCCATGTGACTACTTCCATATCGGTAAAGTCAAAGCTATGACATTATCCCTCTCCGTGTTGGTAGCCAGTGAAATGTTTAATTCTCTCAATGATCTGTCTAAAGATGGAAGCCTTTTGACAATGCCCCGTGGGTGAATCTTTGGCTTCTTTTGGCAATGTCTATTTCATTTGGGCTGCATTTTTTGATCTTGTATGTGTCATTATTAGCTCAAGTATTTAGCATTGTGCCCCTGAGCTTCAATGAGTGGCTTTTGGTTTTGGCGGTTGCGTTGCCGGTTATTCTAATTGACGCGGTTCTGAAATTCGTTGGGAGATGTACAAGCGGGTCTGCAAGAAGGTCAAAGCAAAAATCAGAGTAGACAACTTACAGTAGTCTTAGAAATTGATCAGTCCTTGAATAGTTTGAAAGTTGTTATCCTTACACTGAAGAGGTGAACTCAACACCAATTAATTTTAGAAGTACTATTTTAGGTCTCCATGTAGTCATCAACCCATTTTATAATGAGGGATAATTTGCATATGGTtagtatatttttttgtttatttatcatcctttttggtttttttttctttgaaccTTTCAGGAATTTCAAAAGGAAGGAAAAACCCTTTTATTAGTTTTTCACATTTGGCTTCCTATAAAAAAGCATAATCAGCCTCTGGTTATTTTTTGTTTGGTTTATTTTCTGATGCGTACGTAGTCCTCGTGACATTTAGAAATCGTAAGATGGATAATTTTGTTTGGTTTCACATTATGTTTGAACTTCAGTTTGATTATtgttattcttaatttttttaatatatttttatatctattaaattcttctattttttaaataaaaataatttatatgcaAAATGATGGCAGCTTATATAAATTctacaaatttaatttatatatttgttattacatataaaaataatagatacctaacatataaaatattaattttttttattatatatttcatATTCGACTCTATTAGAAGGGTTTGAAATTCTTTttctacatattttatttttttaatattgtaaattcacaattaatattttaatctcaaatatttataataatatattttaaattaccagataaaattataatttataaaatttatcagTGCACCGCACGGGTGTACGTCTAATATTAAATAGTAATAAAACAACTTTATTAttggtttaaatatttttgacaataattttaaatcaaaaataatgttttaaaaatatttcattttatttttattatattttgggaACAAGTACGTGTATCAATCTTtcttttttcatataattttttatacaaaataaataatctAAAATAAATGAGCATACCacaccagtacccgtgcgaacgcacgggtatcccgctagttttttaaaaagaaagaaaatggcgaagtgaagatgatgatgaagtaaAAGTGAAGGCTTCCTCTGCTTTTCTTACAACTGGGAAGTCGCGAGCCGCGACAGTAAACCCAAGTAAGCCAAATGACACCTTCAGTGAATACAGCTGCTCACCAAACTCAGCATCAGATCCACCGTCACTATCACCATTCACCACCACACTAACCTCTCTAATCTCCAACCACGCTCTTTCTCCACTCACACGCATTACATTACCAATTTCAGATCTCAAAACTAACCCCAAAAAAATGAAAGATTCTAACTCTAACTCAAACTCAACCACAACCACCACCAGAACCGAACCCATAGCCCAAAACGTAATCAAACTCATAAGCAACCTCTGTTTCTCAATCTTCGTCTTCTCCGTTCTCATCTTCACCGTCATCGCCATCACATACCAACCACCCGATCCATGGCTCCAATCTTCCCCAGCTCTCACAAACCTCTTCACCCAAACCCAAAACTCCACCTTCCAAATCGACACCTCCGTCATCAAAACCGGCGAAGACATCGCTCTTTCCCCTCAGGACTCGCCTCTCCCTCTTCCCTCCTCCGCCGTCGCCGCTAATTCCACCCCCGCCGTCACCGAAGCTATAATCGAGAAATCCGAGGAGAAAATCGCTAACTCCTCGATTACCTGTGAAGACCTCCCTGAAACCGTAAACTGTTCCGATCCGAGAGTTCTTATCACTATCCAGAGATTCAACCTCCGCGCTTTCAAATCAATCTCATTCTTCGAGTATCGAACTCCTGTAAACGGAACAGTTCCCGGCGAGTGCGATGTATCCTGGCGCTTCCGTAACAAGAGAGAGAAATCATGGCGGAAGTACCGTGATTTTCGGAGATTTAAGATTACTGTAACTGATGACTGTCACTATAAGGTTATTCACGCTGGCCGATTTCATTCTGGCGTTAACGCGCGTCGAAATCCGGTGCTCCGGTCAAGAACAGGAGGTAGTAAGGGGAAAATGACACCGCCAATTTCGACGAGAGATGATGAGATTAATGACACGATTCCGACGTTGGGATCGGAGAGTAATTTCAGGAGTGGTAAGTATTTGTATTATTCGCGCGGTGGTGATTATTGCAAGGGGATGAATCATTATATGTGGAGTTTCTTGTGTGGTTTGGGGGAAGCTATGTTTTTGAATAGAACTTTTGTTATGGATTTGAGTGTTTGTTTAGGTTCAATGTATAACCCTAGTAATAAAGATGAGGAAGGGAAGGATTTTAGGTATTACTTTGATTTCGAGCATTTGAAGGAGGTTGCTTCTATTGTGGAAGAAGGTGAGTTTTTGAGAGATTGGAAGAGATGGGATAAGACTCATCTTAAGAAAAGGAAGGTTCCTGTTAGGAAAGTTGTTACTCATAAGGTTACTCCTATGCAGCTTCAGAAAGATAAGAGCACTGTCATTTGGAGGCAATTCGATTCGCCTGAGCCTGAGAATTATTGGTATAGGGTTTGTGAAGGTCAAGCTGCGAAGTATATTCAGAGACCTTGGCATGCTTTGTGGAAATCTAAGAGGTTGATGAACATTGTTACCGAGATTAGTGGAAGAATGGACTGGGATTTCGATGCAGTTCATGTGGTTCGCGGGGAGAAAGCTCAAAATAAGGAGCTATGGCCTCATTTGGATTCCGATACTTCGCCGGATATTCTTCTTGACAAGCTCAAAGGGATGGTTCAGCCTTGGAGGAATTTGTATGTTGCTACTAATGAGCCGTATTATAATTACTTTGATAAGTTGAGATCGAGTTTCAAAGTCCATTTGCTTGATGATTATAAGGAACTGTGGGGGAATTCGAGTGAATGGTACAATGAAACCAGTCTTCTCAACAATGGAAAGCCTGTTGAGTTTGATGGGTACATGAGAGTTGCGGTAGATACGGAAGTCTTTTACCGTGGAAAGACTCGGGTCGAAACATTCTATAATTTAACTAGTGATTGCAAAGATGGAGTTAATACATGTTGATCAGGTTGGAACTGCTTATTTTGAAACGTATTCGTTGTACAATCAGATCTTTGTTCTGGATTCAGTTTCAGATTCACAGAAAGAGGTTACATTTAAGCTCACAGTTGTACTTGCTTGTTCTTTTATTGTATTGATTGATGATTTATTTCTTGTGTTGATTATCATGATTTTGTATACAGCATATCATAGAATCGCTCTCTCTTTTTCTTAAGTTATGCACTTCCTCGTAAACTGCTTTTCCCATTCCCCATCCCATCCGTCACTCCTCAAAACAAATCTAACACCGgcaatttttatttagtttacaTCACTGTATAAGAATAACTGATCTTATACATCATTTCTACTTTGAACTAATTTGTATGCCACAAGGAAGTGTCTAACACCGTCTATTTATGTATTTTTTGCATCATTTCTGTATGCCGCAGGTATCTAACAccatttatttatgtatttagttTACAACATTTCTGTCATTTTCTTGCATTGCTAACACAGCTTGTCAAGACCTTAACCTATATCTGTTTAATTGATCATACAAATTAAAAGGCATCGCTAATTTGATGCTCATCAGTTTGTGTTCATGTAGAAACAGAAATTGACCTAAACATTTAACAAAGAAAAGAGCTGTTATTAATACTTATATTGAGGTTAAGTTTATATTAGAGGCACAGCTATGCATTATTAGAAAATAAATTGGATAGAGATACACCACCTTGTTATCAGTCATTAGGTTTCGCTCAATATATAACTACTTTATACCGAAATTGCCTCTAATTTGAGTTTTACTGCAGTTAGAATATAGTCTTTGACAATTGCAATGCAAAAAGGATTGAACAACTGCCAAAATTACATCATTTCATGtaggggtgatcgcggtgcggtttgggcggttttgacgaaaaaaatcatccgaaccgcaagagaaaaaatcgtgcggtttggtttggttcggttggcttttaaaaaaaatccgaaccaaaccaaactaatgcggtttggttcggttcggttggttcggttttttacaaatattttattgaacaatacatacatatagatgacaacataactttgtatttagacattcatacactatcaaataacaacaaaactcgtcatgttttgacaacaactttctatttaatatgtaaaagttaaattagacaaaagttaaataataaacataaaataatattataaaacaatataaaaattattagaaatgaaaaagaaaaaacaaaagagttgagagattagagaagaagatgtgcgattaAAA contains:
- the LOC131603398 gene encoding uncharacterized protein LOC131603398, with the protein product MKDSNSNSNSTTTTTRTEPIAQNVIKLISNLCFSIFVFSVLIFTVIAITYQPPDPWLQSSPALTNLFTQTQNSTFQIDTSVIKTGEDIALSPQDSPLPLPSSAVAANSTPAVTEAIIEKSEEKIANSSITCEDLPETVNCSDPRVLITIQRFNLRAFKSISFFEYRTPVNGTVPGECDVSWRFRNKREKSWRKYRDFRRFKITVTDDCHYKVIHAGRFHSGVNARRNPVLRSRTGGSKGKMTPPISTRDDEINDTIPTLGSESNFRSGKYLYYSRGGDYCKGMNHYMWSFLCGLGEAMFLNRTFVMDLSVCLGSMYNPSNKDEEGKDFRYYFDFEHLKEVASIVEEGEFLRDWKRWDKTHLKKRKVPVRKVVTHKVTPMQLQKDKSTVIWRQFDSPEPENYWYRVCEGQAAKYIQRPWHALWKSKRLMNIVTEISGRMDWDFDAVHVVRGEKAQNKELWPHLDSDTSPDILLDKLKGMVQPWRNLYVATNEPYYNYFDKLRSSFKVHLLDDYKELWGNSSEWYNETSLLNNGKPVEFDGYMRVAVDTEVFYRGKTRVETFYNLTSDCKDGVNTC